In Neisseria animalis, a single window of DNA contains:
- a CDS encoding YdcH family protein produces the protein MFPEYRDLISKLKQEDTHFARLFDEHNELDDKITGLTNNPVTSGLEEIEELKKAKLLLKDKLYEILQKAEGK, from the coding sequence ATGTTTCCGGAATATCGCGATTTGATTTCAAAATTAAAACAAGAAGACACTCACTTTGCCCGTTTGTTTGACGAGCACAATGAGTTGGACGATAAAATTACCGGTTTGACCAATAATCCCGTAACCAGTGGTTTGGAAGAAATCGAAGAGCTGAAAAAAGCGAAACTGCTGTTGAAAGACAAATTGTACGAAATCCTGCAAAAAGCCGAAGGCAAATAA
- a CDS encoding amino acid aminotransferase, translating to MFFDRIEAAPADPILGLGEAFKAETRTEKVNLGIGVYKDASGATPIVKAVKEAEKRLLESETTKNYLTIDGVAEYNAQTQILLFGANHEIITSKRAKTAQSLGGTGALRIALEFAKRQAGAQTVWISNPTWPNHNAICKAVGLTDKPYRYYNAGNHGLDWSGMIEDLAQAQKGDVVLLHGCCHNPTGIDPTPEQWETLAKMSAEKGWLPLFDFAYQGFAKGLEEDAIGLRTFLKYNRELLIASSYSKNFGMYNERVGAFTLVADNAETAERAHSQVKGIIRTLYSNPASHGAATIALVLKDEALKAQWIAELDEMRERIQTMRHRLVALLKEKGATQNFDFIIEQNGMFSFSGLTPEQVDRLKNEFAIYAVRSGRINVAGITADNIDYLCESIVKVL from the coding sequence ATGTTTTTCGACCGTATCGAAGCCGCCCCAGCCGACCCGATTTTAGGCTTGGGAGAAGCATTTAAAGCCGAAACACGCACCGAAAAAGTCAACCTCGGTATCGGCGTATACAAAGACGCCTCCGGCGCAACCCCCATCGTCAAAGCCGTAAAAGAAGCAGAAAAACGCCTGCTGGAAAGCGAAACCACCAAAAACTACCTCACCATCGACGGCGTAGCCGAATACAATGCCCAAACGCAAATCCTGCTCTTCGGCGCAAACCACGAAATCATTACCAGCAAGCGCGCCAAAACCGCACAAAGCCTCGGCGGTACCGGCGCATTGCGTATCGCCTTAGAATTTGCCAAACGCCAAGCAGGCGCCCAAACCGTTTGGATTTCCAACCCCACTTGGCCGAACCACAACGCAATTTGCAAAGCAGTCGGCCTTACTGACAAACCCTACCGCTACTACAATGCCGGCAATCACGGCCTCGACTGGAGCGGCATGATTGAAGACTTGGCACAAGCACAAAAAGGCGATGTCGTATTGTTGCACGGCTGCTGCCACAACCCCACCGGCATCGACCCCACTCCCGAACAATGGGAAACCTTGGCAAAAATGTCCGCAGAAAAAGGCTGGCTGCCACTGTTTGACTTCGCCTACCAAGGTTTTGCCAAAGGTTTGGAAGAAGACGCAATCGGCCTTCGCACCTTCCTGAAATACAACCGCGAACTGCTGATTGCCAGCTCTTACTCCAAAAACTTCGGCATGTACAACGAACGCGTCGGCGCATTCACACTGGTGGCCGACAATGCCGAAACCGCCGAACGCGCCCACAGCCAAGTAAAAGGCATTATCCGCACACTGTACTCCAACCCCGCCAGCCACGGCGCTGCAACCATCGCACTGGTATTGAAAGACGAAGCCCTGAAAGCACAATGGATTGCCGAGTTGGACGAAATGCGCGAGCGCATCCAAACCATGCGCCACCGCTTGGTTGCATTACTGAAAGAAAAAGGCGCAACACAAAACTTCGACTTTATCATCGAACAAAACGGCATGTTCTCCTTTAGCGGCCTAACCCCCGAACAAGTCGACCGCCTGAAAAACGAATTTGCCATCTACGCCGTACGCTCCGGCCGCATCAACGTTGCAGGCATTACCGCCGACAACATCGACTATTTGTGCGAAAGCATCGTAAAAGTGCTGTAA
- a CDS encoding semialdehyde dehydrogenase yields MDIFVRREAGITHEKLRVNIVDFEDEKNYTHLVYGDVLFSCLGTTLKTAGSKEAQWQVDYEGQLAFAQAAKSNGVNTLVLVSAGYASPGAKTFYFRMKGQLEEAVGALAFENLLILRPPLLLRQGSDRMGEVWAAKILNALNAVGLLKSMRPMPTGFLAGVMVRAAKSVKGAAIWEAAGIWQKQCRTTTISYYEQRENR; encoded by the coding sequence GTGGATATTTTTGTCCGCCGTGAAGCGGGCATCACCCATGAAAAGCTGCGCGTGAATATAGTGGATTTTGAAGATGAAAAAAACTATACGCACCTTGTGTACGGCGACGTATTGTTTTCCTGCTTGGGTACGACCTTGAAAACGGCCGGCAGCAAAGAAGCGCAATGGCAGGTAGATTATGAAGGGCAGCTGGCCTTTGCCCAAGCCGCCAAGAGCAACGGCGTGAACACATTGGTTTTGGTGTCTGCAGGTTATGCATCGCCGGGGGCGAAAACCTTTTACTTCCGCATGAAAGGGCAGCTTGAAGAAGCAGTTGGCGCATTGGCATTTGAAAATCTGCTGATTCTGCGCCCGCCTTTGCTGCTGCGGCAGGGAAGTGACCGTATGGGCGAAGTGTGGGCAGCCAAAATTCTGAATGCGCTTAATGCCGTAGGTTTGTTGAAATCCATGCGGCCGATGCCCACCGGCTTTCTGGCCGGGGTTATGGTGCGCGCAGCCAAAAGCGTCAAAGGAGCGGCAATATGGGAAGCGGCCGGGATTTGGCAAAAACAGTGCCGGACAACCACCATTTCTTATTATGAACAGAGGGAAAACAGATGA